In the genome of Vespa crabro chromosome 1, iyVesCrab1.2, whole genome shotgun sequence, the window ATGAACCGGTATACAAAACTTACATTTAAAAACATTATGTAttttagttttaattatttataatatttataattatcaacaAATTTAGAATGGAGAAGTAATATGTGAATTAATGCAAACGAATCAATGGAACTTTGATGTCTCATGGTGTCCGCGGCATCCAGGTTTAATTGTAGGAACTAGTTTTGATGGGCATGCAGCCATATATTCTTTGCTAGGTGGAAGACAACAAGTATCTAGTGAAACATCAAACAAAATTGTTGATTCATTTCCAGGAATGGATCCTTTTACACAACCACATCCTACAGTTCAAACAGAATCAACTGCAATTTTGACAAAAGCACCAAAGTGGTTGAAGAAACCCTTTGGAGCATCATTTggtgtaagtatatattattgaactaataaatcatattttttcattataatatattacaattataattattaatactattattagcTTGTTATTCATTTATAGTTCGGtggtaaattaataatttttgaaaatgaaatgccAGACCCAAATTTACCTATAAATTCAAATAGAAAAGTTATAATATCACAAGTAATTACACAACCAGATCTTATTCAACGATCAAATGAATTAGAAGCTACTCTTAAAAATGAACAGTATACTGATTATTGTAAaggaaaaattgataatacgaCCGATGAACATACCAAAAAGATTTGGAGCTGTGTTGGTGCATATTTTAGCAAAAATGTTACAAAGAATATACTGGACTTATTGGGATATAATATAGAAGAAATgaataacaaattaaatcaatttttatctcaggatgaaataaatatactttcaGGAGGTATTGCTAACCTTAATAAAGTAAGTTCTAACTACAATTAttcttacaaaatattaaatataacaaattattaaaacagtatactttaattttaatttaataggtAACAAATGGTAACATAGATGGAGGTGCAGTATTTGATGCTATTGTTCAAGAACAGCATAAAAAATCTACAGTTTCTGTAATgcctataaataataattttaaaataaatatttctgatggtaattttaataaatattggtATTTTATAACACATacttctcataataattaaactaaTTTGTTTATTGCCAAATGTTCTATTCTATTACCGAATGCAACAATTTTTAGATATACAACTAATATTCAATTCATTATAGATGATGATGGATTTATCGCACAAGCAATTCTCTTAGGAAATATCGAAGCTGCTGTATCTTTATGTTTCAAAAGCAAAAGATATGCAGATGCAGTTATTCTTTCTATGGCTGGAGGACCTGAATTATTGGCAAAAACTCAATATAGATATTTCTCAGAACATTCTGGAGCACTTAATTCacttattaattcattaattagtGAAAATTGGattgatattgttaaaaatgCTGATATAAATTGctggaaagaaatattaattggtGTATTTACACATGGTCAAGAACGATCAACTCTGTGTGGTaagtgataaatatttttttctcatataattaagaatcattatgatatattatttaatattgtagaTATGCTAGGAGATCGTTTAGCATCTAGTGaaaattctaatttaaaaaaacaagCTCAAATATGCTATATTTGTTCTGGTAATCTAAATAGATTGATTGAAGCATCTGAAGCAGAAATACAAGAAATTGTGgaattacttataataatgCAAAAAGCTTTAGAATTTCAAGGTATAGAAAAAGCTGATATTGAAGGTAAAATCGCTAATGTTCTATCTCAATATGCTGAAATGCTAGCAACAGAAGGAAATCTTGAAGCAGCACTGAATTATCTTGGAAATagccaggaaaaaaaaatcgataatttacGATATAGACTTTGTAGAGCTTTAGGTTATATTCAAGATACTGAAAGAAACATAGAGAAAGcgttaataaatcaaaataatagtGAACAAACTCATAGACCTTTACAAAATCAGAATTATCAAAATACATACAATTCATTATCACAAACTACACCAGGAGTTGGTGGAGCACCTAATTACAATTGGAATACTACTGCTACCAAACAGTCATTTGGAACATCAACTCCATTTAATGTTCAATCGACTCAGTCTTTTGTAACGCCTGTTCATACTCAAACACAATCAACGCATTGCGATCAATATCCAACATTACGCCCATATGGACAACAAAGTGGTTTACAgcctcctcctccacccccTCCTACATCTGGATCAAATGTTACTAGTAGTTCAAGACCGTCTAGTGTTGGGCCTCAATCAAGATCAAAATATCTTATAGATCCATCTGTAAAGTCTACATCACTGTATGGCCACAATACTTTTCAACAACCACAAACTAGATCTGTACAGGGATACAACCTACAGTATCCATATCAGCCACAAGCACCCGCTCCTGGCAACACATTTTCTGGTCAAACACATAATCTTATGAATATACCATCAAAGGAAACAGAATCTTTCAAACCACCACTACAATCTAGTGTGATGTCTATATCTCAAAATTCTTCTCAAACAGAGGTGTATAGTCAACACAATTCGGAATCGATTTCCCAAATGCAGACATACAACAgtgacaataattatcattcaaTACCGCAGCCATCTGGATGGAATGATCCACCAATTGCCAAAAGTTCTAGAGCACAGGtaatttactatatattaatctattattctttattaaatatcagTTCTCAGTATAATGAGAAGTAATTATATCATGTACTGAATGAAATGAGTACATGGGtacaattattagaataaatactgataacatatatatgtatgtatatattcaaatGGTATAGCCAATATTGGCACTACAGAACAAAAGTGAAATGTTTGCGGAACATGCTGGTACCCGGAAATggaaatcaaaatatttgaagaatataaatgtaaaggTAGCTTGgttaatttttaacatttagaGTGCCATTCCCCTCTCtgccatttttatttatttcttatatgcCTTTCatattatgtgtatttattgaatattattgttaataggaatataatgatattacttATCCTAGATTAACAATAGCATTTGTGTGAATATTAAGATAACTAATATGTAACATGAAAAGTCATATTTAGCTGCTATATGCTTTTTATACAAAGATTagtattatatactttatggttatatatataatgataatatctgctaaaataatataatcatagtatagataaataaataaatacttactTATAACATATAATGTACTTATAACTTAATACTTCTTTCAGGCAAAACTTGAATTTCAACCTCAAAGTCCAATACTACATCCTTTGCGAAATACAATTCCACAACATGAATCTAATGTAAGaagtatacatacattaaatactatatttattattcttacagcAATTACAATATcctataaattattcttatagataTTACCACaggataattattacaatgacTCTCATGTACCTTATAATCCACAGCAATATGTTCATAACATTCAAAATGTTGGTACTCAATTTAATAAACCTGTTGATATTGCACAAGCCATAGCAGTAGCTAAAGTTATTGAATCTGAGAAACCAAAACTACCAATACCTGAAGAACATGTACATTTGAAAACGGTATTAGATGAATTAAA includes:
- the LOC124423349 gene encoding protein transport protein Sec31A isoform X1 — encoded protein: MKVKELLKTVNVAWSPPAQYPILLAAGTAAQQLDASFNTSASLDLYSINLQQPGYEMELKASVASDHRFHKITWGAYGNNPAGIIVGGCDYGTIKIYSASKMLNNESNCLITSSDRHTGPIRAIDFNPFQANLLATGATESEIYIWDVVNTSTPMTPGSRSQPLEDVQYIAWNKQVQHILASTFLQRCVIWDLRKNEPIIKLTDANSKVRWKVVQWHPNVATQLCLASEDDQAPVIELWDLRFATSPLKTLQNHQRGVLSIAWNPHDPDLLLSCAKDNRILCWNPNSNEPNGEVICELMQTNQWNFDVSWCPRHPGLIVGTSFDGHAAIYSLLGGRQQVSSETSNKIVDSFPGMDPFTQPHPTVQTESTAILTKAPKWLKKPFGASFGFGGKLIIFENEMPDPNLPINSNRKVIISQVITQPDLIQRSNELEATLKNEQYTDYCKGKIDNTTDEHTKKIWSCVGAYFSKNVTKNILDLLGYNIEEMNNKLNQFLSQDEINILSGGIANLNKVTNGNIDGGAVFDAIVQEQHKKSTVSVMPINNNFKINISDDDDGFIAQAILLGNIEAAVSLCFKSKRYADAVILSMAGGPELLAKTQYRYFSEHSGALNSLINSLISENWIDIVKNADINCWKEILIGVFTHGQERSTLCDMLGDRLASSENSNLKKQAQICYICSGNLNRLIEASEAEIQEIVELLIIMQKALEFQGIEKADIEGKIANVLSQYAEMLATEGNLEAALNYLGNSQEKKIDNLRYRLCRALGYIQDTERNIEKALINQNNSEQTHRPLQNQNYQNTYNSLSQTTPGVGGAPNYNWNTTATKQSFGTSTPFNVQSTQSFVTPVHTQTQSTHCDQYPTLRPYGQQSGLQPPPPPPPTSGSNVTSSSRPSSVGPQSRSKYLIDPSVKSTSLYGHNTFQQPQTRSVQGYNLQYPYQPQAPAPGNTFSGQTHNLMNIPSKETESFKPPLQSSVMSISQNSSQTEVYSQHNSESISQMQTYNSDNNYHSIPQPSGWNDPPIAKSSRAQAKLEFQPQSPILHPLRNTIPQHESNILPQDNYYNDSHVPYNPQQYVHNIQNVGTQFNKPVDIAQAIAVAKVIESEKPKLPIPEEHVHLKTVLDELKMRCFENAKNPQIKRKIEDVSKKLETLYDCLRENRLSQNTLQGLHQISEMVQNGNYAGGLSLHTQLVSGPDFSQISSFMPGIKVLLQSALQLGVYIR
- the LOC124423349 gene encoding protein transport protein Sec31A isoform X3, producing MKVKELLKTVNVAWSPPAQYPILLAAGTAAQQLDASFNTSASLDLYSINLQQPGYEMELKASVASDHRFHKITWGAYGNNPAGIIVGGCDYGTIKIYSASKMLNNESNCLITSSDRHTGPIRAIDFNPFQANLLATGATESEIYIWDVVNTSTPMTPGSRSQPLEDVQYIAWNKQVQHILASTFLQRCVIWDLRKNEPIIKLTDANSKVRWKVVQWHPNVATQLCLASEDDQAPVIELWDLRFATSPLKTLQNHQRGVLSIAWNPHDPDLLLSCAKDNRILCWNPNSNEPNGEVICELMQTNQWNFDVSWCPRHPGLIVGTSFDGHAAIYSLLGGRQQVSSETSNKIVDSFPGMDPFTQPHPTVQTESTAILTKAPKWLKKPFGASFGFGGKLIIFENEMPDPNLPINSNRKVIISQVITQPDLIQRSNELEATLKNEQYTDYCKGKIDNTTDEHTKKIWSCVGAYFSKNVTKNILDLLGYNIEEMNNKLNQFLSQDEINILSGGIANLNKVTNGNIDGGAVFDAIVQEQHKKSTVSVMPINNNFKINISDDDDGFIAQAILLGNIEAAVSLCFKSKRYADAVILSMAGGPELLAKTQYRYFSEHSGALNSLINSLISENWIDIVKNADINCWKEILIGVFTHGQERSTLCDMLGDRLASSENSNLKKQAQICYICSGNLNRLIEASEAEIQEIVELLIIMQKALEFQGIEKADIEGKIANVLSQYAEMLATEGNLEAALNYLGNSQEKKIDNLRYRLCRALGYIQDTERNIEKALINQNNSEQTHRPLQNQNYQNTYNSLSQTTPGVGGAPNYNWNTTATKQSFGTSTPFNVQSTQSFVTPVHTQTQSTHCDQYPTLRPYGQQSGLQPPPPPPPTSGSNVTSSSRPSSVGPQSRSKYLIDPSVKSTSLYGHNTFQQPQTRSVQGYNLQYPYQPQAPAPGNTFSGQTHNLMNIPSKETESFKPPLQSSVMSISQNSSQTEVYSQHNSESISQMQTYNSDNNYHSIPQPSGWNDPPIAKSSRAQPILALQNKSEMFAEHAGTRKWKSKYLKNINVKVAWLIFNI
- the LOC124423349 gene encoding protein transport protein Sec31A isoform X2, whose translation is MKVKELLKTVNVAWSPPAQYPILLAAGTAAQQLDASFNTSASLDLYSINLQQPGYEMELKASVASDHRFHKITWGAYGNNPAGIIVGGCDYGTIKIYSASKMLNNESNCLITSSDRHTGPIRAIDFNPFQANLLATGATESEIYIWDVVNTSTPMTPGSRSQPLEDVQYIAWNKQVQHILASTFLQRCVIWDLRKNEPIIKLTDANSKVRWKVVQWHPNVATQLCLASEDDQAPVIELWDLRFATSPLKTLQNHQRGVLSIAWNPHDPDLLLSCAKDNRILCWNPNSNEPNGEVICELMQTNQWNFDVSWCPRHPGLIVGTSFDGHAAIYSLLGGRQQVSSETSNKIVDSFPGMDPFTQPHPTVQTESTAILTKAPKWLKKPFGASFGFGGKLIIFENEMPDPNLPINSNRKVIISQVITQPDLIQRSNELEATLKNEQYTDYCKGKIDNTTDEHTKKIWSCVGAYFSKNVTKNILDLLGYNIEEMNNKLNQFLSQDEINILSGGIANLNKVTNGNIDGGAVFDAIVQEQHKKSTVSVMPINNNFKINISDDDDGFIAQAILLGNIEAAVSLCFKSKRYADAVILSMAGGPELLAKTQYRYFSEHSGALNSLINSLISENWIDIVKNADINCWKEILIGVFTHGQERSTLCDMLGDRLASSENSNLKKQAQICYICSGNLNRLIEASEAEIQEIVELLIIMQKALEFQGIEKADIEGKIANVLSQYAEMLATEGNLEAALNYLGNSQEKKIDNLRYRLCRALGYIQDTERNIEKALINQNNSEQTHRPLQNQNYQNTYNSLSQTTPGVGGAPNYNWNTTATKQSFGTSTPFNVQSTQSFVTPVHTQTQSTHCDQYPTLRPYGQQSGLQPPPPPPPTSGSNVTSSSRPSSVGPQSRSKYLIDPSVKSTSLYGHNTFQQPQTRSVQGYNLQYPYQPQAPAPGNTFSGQTHNLMNIPSKETESFKPPLQSSVMSISQNSSQTEVYSQHNSESISQMQTYNSDNNYHSIPQPSGWNDPPIAKSSRAQAKLEFQPQSPILHPLRNTIPQHESNQYVHNIQNVGTQFNKPVDIAQAIAVAKVIESEKPKLPIPEEHVHLKTVLDELKMRCFENAKNPQIKRKIEDVSKKLETLYDCLRENRLSQNTLQGLHQISEMVQNGNYAGGLSLHTQLVSGPDFSQISSFMPGIKVLLQSALQLGVYIR